The proteins below are encoded in one region of Phaseolus vulgaris cultivar G19833 chromosome 1, P. vulgaris v2.0, whole genome shotgun sequence:
- the LOC137814480 gene encoding uncharacterized protein, with translation MASPFEFTDHDENLIATRPLIRGPAHYVFTDDEDTDDAGEDEDEDEEDEEYVPGVASPRASHDTPRIVSSNNLIVIPDESQDCVEEEGNKRRRYEGGETSCSFAIGSSNGSQGNVHTDIDGLFCPICMDVWTNNGEHHICCLPCGHIYGMSCIKKWFQQRKNSSKCPQCNRKCKLKDVRKLFASRVVAVEEESQKRIQSLEAKCAALESKASDWCKKEDGWKYREAALHVEVQSLTERNTYLEQLLLGMQSRQSASISGNGNSQWRSESEHNIGPKYCGKGSICNFELQKEFHLDGGRVFDMDISNQILLIAQKPKEVGGMHLLTKMSLLSPFETQDILLPSDTFGVKDLHISPSNSSLALFSSLGKKLSVLSLDSGNLVINYDLQDPAWSCSWDLNNSHNIYAGLQNGSVLVFDMRQTVGPVKSLVGLTNNPVHTVNSLAQTSSLSSGVKTILSASAFGLCQWNIDSEERPLVVPETDNQGVCISLAYCPSSDDIVASYRPIFSMSMDVPLSQPLATPLSAGQGVQGTHVLFNRMGGHHFQKVGSSYANVSKIRLPKCVIMDIENQSRLFASWDEVTCDLLLHELPSFRVLQQFKMPAQARDLRYSPSHGILGCLSENTLQLFYSKHSSVR, from the exons ATGGCGTCTCCGTTTGAATTCACGGACCACGACGAAAACCTAATCGCAACGCGACCACTCATACGAGGACCCGCACATTACGTATTCACCGACGATGAAGACACCGACGACGCAGGCGAAGACGAAGACGAAGACGAAGAAGACGAAGAGTACGTTCCCGGTGTGGCCTCCCCTAGGGCTTCGCACGACACTCCTCGTATCGTTTCATCCAATAACTTAATCGTTATCCCCGACGAATCACAGGATTGCGTTGAAGAGGAAGGAAATAAACGCCGCAGGTACGAAGGAGGCGAGACTTCCTGTTCCTTCGCGATTGGGAGCAGCAACGGTAGCCAAGGAAACGTCCACACCGACATTGATGGTCTCTTTTGCCCTATTTGCATGGATGTTTGGACCAATAACGGCGAACATCATATCTG TTGTCTTCCTTGTGGACACATATATGGCATGTCTTGCATCAAAAAATGGTTTCAACAGCGCAAAAATTCCAGCAAG TGTCCACAATGTAATAGGAAATGTAAGTTGAAGGACGTGAGGAAACTCTTTGCTTCCCGAGTAGTTGCCGTCGAGGAAGAGTCTCAGAAG AGAATTCAGTCACTTGAGGCCAAATGTGCTGCCCTTGAAAGTAAG GCCAGTGATTGGTGCAAGAAAGAAGATGGATGGAAGTATCGAGAAGCCGCCTTGCATGTTGAAGTTCAGAGTCTTACAGAG AGAAACACTTATTTGGAGCAGCTGCTACTAGGTATGCAGAGCAGGCAATCTGCATCGATAAGTGGCAATGGAAACTCTCAGTGGAGAAGTGAATCTG AGCACAACATCGGCCCAAAGTACTGTGGAAAGGGATCCATTTGTAATTTTGAATTGCAG AAAGAGTTTCATCTGGATGGTGGGCGCGTTTTTGATATGGACATCTCtaatcaaattttattaatCGCACAAAAGCCAAAGGAAGTAGGTGGAATGCACTTGCTAACTAAA ATGAGCTTGTTGTCTCCATTTGAGACGCAAGATATCTTGCTGCCTTCTGATACATTTGGTGTTAAAGACCTGCATATTTCTCCTTCTAATAGTAGTCTAGCTCTCTTTTCTTCATTAGGAAAGAAACTATCAGTGCTCAG CTTGGACAGTGGCAATCTTGTTATCAATTATGATCTACAG GATCCTGCATGGTCTTGTTCGTGGGATCTCAACAATTCGCATAACATATATGCTGGGCTACAG AATGGTTCTGTCTTAGTGTTTGACATGCGTCAAACTGTAGGCCCCGTGAAATCTTTAGTTGGTTTGACTAACAACCCTGTGCATACCGTCAATTCTCTTGCACAAACTTCAAGTCTTTCTTCTGGTGTTAAAACCATCCTATCGGCATCTGCCTTTGGCCTTTGTCAGTGGAACATTGATTCTGAAGAACG GCCGCTTGTGGTTCCTGAAACTGACAATCAAGGAGTCTGCATATCCCTTGCCTATTGCCCTAGCAGTGATGACATTGTTGCTTCTTACAGACCGATATTCAGTATGTCCATGGATGTGCCTCTATCTCAACCATTGGCCACTCCTCTTAGTGCTGGACAAGGAGTACAGGGCACTCATGTCTTGTTCAATAGAATGGGTGGTCATCATTTCCAAAAGGTGGGTTCCTCATATGCCAATGTGAGTAAAATTCGACTACCAAAATGTGTAATTATGGACATAGAGAATCAGAGCAGATTGTTTGCATCTTGGGATGAAGTTACATGTGATTTGCTCTTGCATGAGTTGCCATCTTTTAGAGTTCTTCAGCAATTCAAAATGCCCGCTCAGGCCCGTGATCTTAGGTACTCACCTAGCCACGGTATACTTGGTTGTTTAAGTGAGAACACGTTGCAGCTTTTCTATTCCAAACACTCGTCGGTAAGGTAA
- the LOC137814479 gene encoding probable xyloglucan endotransglucosylase/hydrolase protein 32, giving the protein MALFLFAILIFMVPSSNAYWPPSPGYWPSSKFRSMSFYEGFRNLWGPQHQSLDQNALTIWLDRTSGSGFKSVKPFRSGYFGASIKVQPGYTAGVITAFYLSNNEAHPGFHDEVDIEFLGTTFGKPYTLQTNVYIRGSGDGRIIGREMKFHLWFDPTQDFHHYAILWSPKEIIFLVDDVPIRRYPRKSSATFPLRPMWLYGSIWDASSWATEDGKYKADYKYQPFVAKYSRFKASGCSAYAPRWCHPVSASPYRSGGLTRQQYRTMRWVQRYLMVYNYCQDPKRDHSLTPECWG; this is encoded by the exons ATGGCTCTCTTTCtctttgctattttaatcttcATGGTCCCTTCAAGCAATGCCTATTGGCCACCTTCACCTGGCTACTGGCCAAGTTCCAAATTCAGGTCTATGAGTTTTTACGAAGGGTTTCGAAACCTCTGGGGCCCTCAGCACCAAAGTCTAGACCAAAATGCATTAACAATCTGGCTTGATAGAACCTCAG GAAGTGGCTTCAAGTCTGTAAAGCCATTTCGATCCGGGTACTTTGGGGCTTCCATTAAGGTCCAACCTGGCTATACTGCAGGAGTTATAACAGCTTTCTAT CTCTCAAACAACGAAGCACATCCTGGTTTCCATGATGAAGTGGACATCGAGTTTCTTGGGACTACATTTGGAAAGCCTTACACATTGCAGACCAATGTTTATATAAGAGGGAGTGGAGATGGGAGAATTATAGGCAGAGAGATGAAGTTCCATCTCTGGTTTGATCCTACCCAAGATTTTCATCACTATGCTATATTGTGGAGTCCCAAGGAAATAAT ATTCCTAGTGGATGATGTGCCAATAAGAAGGTACCCGAGGAAGAGTAGTGCAACATTTCCTCTGAGGCCAATGTGGCTTTATGGTTCAATATGGGATGCATCATCATGGGCAACTGAAGATGGAAAGTACAAAGCTGATTACAAATACCAACCATTCGTGGCAAAGTATTCGAGGTTCAAAGCTAGTGGTTGCTCAGCCTATGCACCACGTTGGTGCCATCCAGTTTCAGCCTCACCATATAGGTCTGGTGGGTTGACTAGACAACAATACAGGACCATGAGATGGGTGCAGAGATATCTCATGGTTTATAACTATTGTCAAGACCCCAAGAGAGATCACAGTCTAACACCTGAGTGTTGGGGTTGA
- the LOC137814478 gene encoding putative pentatricopeptide repeat-containing protein At5g37570, with protein sequence MRSISHNWSSSGGLGSGASITTLLQACKSSEQLEQVHASIIYRGLEQDHFLISLFIPLSHTLSTLSYSSSVFLRVLTPSTFLWNTLIKSHCQNSFFSHTFSAFARMKAHGALPDTFTYPPVIKACSTTCKPREGKSLHGSAFRCGLHRDLYVATSLIDMYGKCGQIADARRLFDGMSNRSVVSWTAMLVGYVAVRDVVEAEKLFDEMPQRNVASWNAMLQGFVKVGDLGSARDVFDAMPEKNAISFTTMIDGYAKVGDMVAARFLFDRAPGKDVVAWSALISGYVQNGQPNQALKVFHEMESMNVKPDEFILVSLMSASAQLGHLELAQWVDSYVMKSCIDVQQDHVLAALLDMNAKCGNMERASKLFEERPKRDLVLYCSMIQGLSIHGRGEEAVNLFNRMLIEGLSPDEVAFTVILTACSHAGLVDEGWKYFQSMKQKYYVSPSPDHYACMVDLLSRSGHTRDAYELIKLMPEPHAGAWGALLGACKLYGDSELGEIVASRLFQFEPLNAANYVLLSDIYAAAERWIDVSLVRSKMRERRVRKIPGYSKI encoded by the coding sequence ATGCGTTCAATCTCTCATAACTGGTCTTCTTCTGGTGGTCTTGGTTCAGGCGCGAGCATCACCACCCTTCTGCAGGCGTGCAAGAGCAGTGAACAGCTGGAGCAAGTGCACGCTTCCATCATCTACCGAGGCCTCGAGCAAGACCACTTCCTCATCTCCCTTTTCATTCCCCTATCCCACACCCTCTCCACTCTCTCCTACTCCTCCTCAGTCTTCCTCCGTGTCCTCACCCCTTCCACCTTCCTCTGGAACACTCTCATCAAATCCCATTGCCAAAACAGCTTCTTCTCCCACACCTTCTCGGCCTTCGCTCGCATGAAGGCGCACGGCGCCCTTCCCGACACCTTCACCTACCCTCCTGTCATTAAGGCCTGTTCCACCACGTGCAAACCGCGGGAAGGAAAATCGCTTCATGGGTCCGCGTTCAGGTGTGGACTCCACCGGGATCTCTACGTGGCCACCAGTTTGATCGACATGTATGGCAAATGCGGGCAGATTGCTGATGCTCGCAGGCTGTTTGATGGAATGTCTAATAGGAGTGTCGTTTCCTGGACTGCTATGCTTGTTGGGTATGTTGCTGTTAGGGATGTTGTGGAGGCCGAGAAGCTGTTTGATGAGATGCCGCAGAGAAATGTGGCTTCTTGGAATGCGATGTTGCAGGGTTTTGTCAAGGTGGGGGATTTGGGTAGTGCTAGGGATGTGTTTGACGCTATGCCGGAGAAGAATGCTATTTCTTTCACCACCATGATTGATGGGTATGCCAAGGTGGGTGACATGGTGGCCGCGAGGTTCTTGTTTGATCGTGCTCCAGGAAAGGATGTTGTTGCTTGGTCTGCTTTGATATCGGGTTATGTTCAGAATGGGCAGCCTAACCAGGCGTTGAAAGTGTTTCATGAGATGGAATCGATGAATGTGAAGCCTGATGAGTTCATACTGGTTAGCTTGATGTCGGCGTCAGCGCAGTTGGGGCATTTAGAACTCGCTCAATGGGTTGATTCTTATGTAATGAAGAGCTGTATCGATGTTCAGCAGGACCATGTACTTGCAGCGCTTCTGGATATGAATGCAAAGTGTGGAAACATGGAGAGAGCATCGAAATTGTTTGAGGAAAGACCTAAACGAGATCTAGTCTTGTATTGTTCGATGATACAAGGGTTGTCAATCCATGGGCGTGGGGAAGAGGCCGTGAATCTGTTTAACAGAATGCTGATCGAAGGGCTATCTCCGGATGAGGTGGCCTTCACAGTCATCCTCACAGCCTGTAGTCATGCTGGGCTTGTTGATGAGGGCTGGAAATACTTCCAATCCATGAAGCAAAAATACTACGTTAGTCCTTCGCCTGATCACTATGCGTGTATGGTTGATCTTCTAAGCCGGTCAGGACACACAAGGGATGCTTATGAACTTATAAAATTAATGCCTGAGCCTCATGCTGGTGCCTGGGGTGCACTTCTTGGGGCATGTAAACTATATGGTGATTCAGAGCTGGGAGAGATTGTTGCTAGTCGACTTTTTCAGTTTGAGCCTCTAAATGCAGCTAACTATGTGTTGTTGTCTGACATCTATGCAGCAGCAGAGCGATGGATTGATGTTTCCCTTGTGAGAAGTAAGATGAGAGAAAGGAGAGTGCGGAAGATACCTGGTTACAGTAAAATTTAG